CCTGGATCATCGTCATGTCGCTGTCGGCCGAGCGGGCGCGGAACTGCTTGCCGTAGGCGTCAGCCTCCTCGTCCTCGAAGAAGCGATGCAGGAAGCTGGCATGGGCCGGATCGACGCCCACTTCGAGCGCCTGGAGCCAGTTGCAGTCGAGATAGCCCTTGAAGGCGAAGACGTGGCTGTCGGGTGCCGCGAAGCAGTCCAGGCCGGGGAAGGCCGGCGGCTCGCCTTCTCCAAGAAAGCCGAAGATCATGCCGGCACGCTCGACGACGGGATAGGCGCGCTGCCTTACGCGCGTGCACAACTTGCTGCCAGCCGGCTCGCCGGGCGTCTGGATGCAATTGCCGTCCACGTCGAACAGCCAGCCGTGAAACAGGCAACGCAAACCGCCGTCCTCGAGCCGACCGAAGGCAAGGTCTGCCCCCCGGTGCGGGCAATCGCGGTCGAGCAGGCCGAGGCGCCCCGCCTCGTCACGGAACAGCACCATGTCCTGCCCCAGCACCTTGACCGCCTTGGCCGGGCGCGGGCCGTCGAGTTCCTCTAGCAGCGCGACCGGCTGCCAGTAGCGACGCAGCAGCGCACCGAGCGGGCGATCCTTGCCGCTGAGGGTGACGAGATCGTTCTGTTCAGGTGTCATGGGCGTCTAATCCGTCAATCATCGAACCGAGGCTCTGTCCGGCCAGCCGCCTCGACGCGGCTGCCGTCGGCCACTGCCCGCTTCATGCCCGATCGCGCACGCGGCGCGTGTTGCCGAGAGGCCCCCGCGATGTTGCCGGAAGCGCTACACATGTGCCGTTGCAGCGCCATTATTTAGAACCTAGTGCTACCGCACTTGCTGCCATCCCGAGAGTATGTCCCGAATGAACCAGCCCCAGCGCGAAATCCGCCGCGTCGCCGTATTCTGCGGCTCCAACACCGGCCTCGGCGACAAATATGAGCAGGCCGCGGCTGCCCTTGGTTCGGCCCTGGCCCGACGAGGCATCGGGATCGTCTATGGTGGCACCCACAAGGGTCTGATGGGCATCCTCGCTGATGCCGCGCTGGCCGGCGGCGGCCACGTCCACGGCGTTATCAACCAGCGCCTGTTTGACAAGGGGCACCTCCACCCCGGTCTCACGCGGCACGAAGTCGTCGAATCGATGCGCGTGCGCAAGGAGCGTATGCTCTCGGTCGCGGACGCCTGCATCGCCCTGCCCGGCGGCATCGGCACGCTGGAGGAGTTCATGGAGGCCTGGACCCTCAATCAACTCGGCGAGCTGGACAAACCCGTCGGCCTCTACAATGTGGGCGGCTTCCACGAACCGTTCATGGGCTTCATCGACCGCATGATCGAGGAGAAGTTCCTGCCCCCCGAACACCGCAAAGGCATCGTCCTGGAAGCCGAACCCGACGCCCTGATCGACGCCCTCGCCGCGTTCGAGAAGCCGATCGTGCCCAAATGGTTGTGAGGCAAGGACAGCTTACCGCGTCCAATCACACCGTCGTGTCGATCCAGATCGATTTGGTCTGGAAATGCTCCTCGACATGCTGGCGGCCATATTCGCGCCCGTGTCCGCTGGCCTTGATCCCGCCCGATGGCACGGCCGGGTCCATGCGGTTGTAGCAGTTCACCCAGACCGAACCCGCTTTCAGCGCCCGCGCCATGCGGTGGGCGCGCCCCACGCTGCCGGTCCACACGCCTGCGCCCAGTCCAAACTCGGTCGCGTTGGCGCGGGCGATCACTTCCGCCTCGCTGTCGAAAGGCAGGGTCGCAAGGATCGGACCGAATATCTCCTCACGCACCGCCCGCATGTCATCGCGCGCATCGACGAGGACCGTCGGCGGAAAGAAGAAACCCTTGTCATATTCCCCGCCGGTGAGCCTGCCGCCACCCGAGATCGCCTGCGCCCCGGCCGCCAGGGCATCGTCCATGTGGCCGCACACCCGCTCCAGCTGGCGGCCGGAGACCAGCGGGCCGAGGTCCGTCGCCGGATCGAGCCCATCGCCGACCTTGAGGCTCGCGGCGATGCGCGCCACTTCGGCGGCGAATTCGCGGTGGACGGCGCGCTCCACGAAAAGGCGCGTGCCCGCGCTGCACACCTGGCCCGAATTGGCGAAGGCGGCGATCACCGCCATCTTCGCTGCCGCTTCCAGATCGGCGTCGGCGAAGACGATGTTCGGCGACTTGCCGCCCAACTCCAGCGAGAGCAGCTTGAGATTGCCCGCCGAGGCCGCGACGATGCGCCGCCCAGTGGCTTCCGAGCCGGTGAAGGCGATCTTGTCGACGCCAGGGTGCGCAGCCAGCGCCGCCCCGGCCTCAGCCCCATAGCCGGTGACGACGTTGAACACGCCGTCGGGTACGCCGGCCTCGAGCGCCAGTTCGGCGAAACGCAAGGGCGCAAGGCTGGCATCCTCGGCGGGCTTGAGAACGAGCGTACAGCCGCTCGCCAGCACCGGGCCGAGCTTGAGGACGCTAGCCCAGAGCGGGCCGTTCCAGGGAATGATCGCGCCGCACACGCCGACCGGCTCCTTCACCGTACAGACGAACGTGCCGGGATCGGACGGGGCGTTCGTCGTCCCCTCGATCGAGCGGGCGATACCGGCGAAGTAGCGCAGTAGGTCGACCAGCATCGCCACCGAACCGCGCGTGTGGCGGATTGGCGAGCCCATCTCCAGCGTGTCGAGCCGGGCGAACCCTTCCGCATCGCGTTCAAGCAGGTCGGCGAGGCGCAGCAGCAGCTTTTGCCGATCCGCCGGCGAAAAGCGCGGCCACGGACCTTCCTCGAAGGCCCGGCGCGCCGCCGCGACGGCCCGGTCGACATCCTCGGCCGTGCCCCGCGCGATCCGGGCCAGTATCTCGCCGGTGGCGGGATTGCTGGTCTCGAAGGTTGCGCCCGCGCTGGCCGGGCGCCACTGGCCGGCGATCAGCAGGCGTTCCTCGCGAAGGTCCGTCCCCATCGGATCAAGCTCTCAGTCGGAAGCTGACGGCCTGCGCGCCTTCCCAGAGCACCCTTCTGCCCAACTCCGGCAAATGCTCCAGCCCTTCGACGATGGTCAGGAAGTGGATGCCCGCCAGCGGACCCAGCTTGCTGGCGAAAGCGACGCCGCCATAGGCCAACAGGATCTCGCATTCGCTGTAGCCGCCGGGATAGAAGATGAACTGGCCGGGCGCCGGGTAGCGGGTGGGGTTCTCCCAAGGCAGTTCATAATGCGCGTCACCCATGGGAATCCACACGCCCTCGCCGCTCCAGCGGACGTGGATGAGCCTCTCTTCATAGGGCAGCATCGCCTTGAAGCGAGCGGCGGTGACGGGGGCTAGGGTCTCCTCCAGCTTCGCGACGAACTGGAACGGGCCGGCGGTGATGTCGATCAGGGTCATGATGTCTACTTCCGTAAAATGGTCAGGCAGCGGCGGCGAGGCGCGCGAAACCGCGTTCAAGGTCGGCGACGAGATCCTCGATCGCCTCGAGGCCGACATGGATGCGCACCGCCGGCCCGGGCGCGGACCATTCGGTCGCCGAGCGCAGGGTGTTGGGGTAGGTCGGCACCACGAGGCTCTCGAAGCCGCCCCAGGAATAGCCGAGCTTGAACAGGTCCATATGGTCCATGAAGGCGGCGAACTGCTTTTCCGTGCACGCCTCCAACACGAAGCCGAACAGGCCGGAGGCGCCGTCATAGTCGCGCCTCCAGATCGTGTGGCCGGGATCGCCGGGCAGCGCGGGGTGCATGACGCGGTGAACCTCGGGACGGTCCTGCAGCCACTGGGCGATGAACAGGCCGGATGCATGGTGCTGCTTCATCCTGAGCGGCAGCGTGCGAAGCCCGCGCATCGCCATGTAAACGTCATCCGGCCCGCCGCAATAGCCCGAGCCAGACGCGGTCTTCTTCACCGGGATGAAAGCATCCCGGGTAGTCACGGCGATGCCGAGCATGAGGTCGGAGTGCCCGGAGATATATTTCGTCGCCGCGTTGATCGAGACGTCGACCCCATGCTCCAGCGGGCGGAAGTTGATCGACGAACCCCAGGTGTTGTCGAAGATCGTCCAGATTCCGCGCGCGCGGCATTCCCGGGCAATGGCCGGCACGTCGGTCATCTCGAAGGTCAGCGAGCCGGGACTTTCGAGATAGACGACCCTGGTATTCTCCCGGAACAGATCTACGATGCCTGCGCCCACATCCGGGCGGTAATAGGTGATATCCACCCCGAACTTGCGCAGGAAACTCTCGCAGAAGTCGCGCGCCGGGCCGTAGAGGCTGTCGACGATCAACAGGTGGTCGCCAGCGGAGAGGAACGCCGTCAGCGATGCGCAGATCGCACCGAGGCCGCAACTGGTGGTGATCGCCCGATAGCCACCTTCGAGCAGCGTGATCGCATCCTCAAAGGCGCGCGTGGTGACGGTGCCCTCGCGCCCGTAGGTGAAGCCCTCGAAGGCGCCCGAGGCGCGGTCGCGGCGGGTCTCCAGCAGAGCCTCCACCGAATCGAACAGCACGGTCGAACAGTGATAGACCGGCGGATTGACGACGCCGAAATTGGCTTCCGGATTGCGACCCGCATGGAGCGCCTGAGTCTCACGCCGGAAGCCGGTAATGTCGGTCATGATGCTGCGGTCTCCTTAAATCACGGTGCCGGAATCGACGACGATATCCTGCCCGGTTATCATGCGCCCGCCCGGGCCGACGAGGTGAAACAAAGCCCCGGCGATGTCGCCCTCGGTGACGAGGCGGCCGAGCGCGGTACCAGCGAGGAAACGCTTGAGCGGCGCATCCTCCGGCTCGCCATTGCGCTGGGCGGATTCGCGGAACAGGCGGTGGATTCGCTCGCCCTCGACACCGCCGGGCGAGATCATGTTGACGCGCACCCCATGCGGCGCGGCGTCGAGCGCGGCGGACTTGACCAGCCCGCGCAGCGCCCATTTCGAGGCGGCATAGAGCGAGAATCCGGCGACACCCTTATGTCCGTAAGTCCCGCCGATGGCGACGATATGCCCTACCTCGCGCGCTACCATAGCGGGCATGACCGCCGCCATGGTGTTGACCACGCCAAGAACATTGATGTCGAAACAGCCGCGATAGTCGGCGGCTGTCGCTTCCCACACCGGACGGCGCGGCGCGCCGACGCCGGCGGCGCAGACGAGTATGTCGATCGCACCCAGCCGCGCCTGAACGGCGGCGGCGGCATCGTGCATCGCGGCATCGACGGAAACGTCGGCGGCGAAAGCGCAGGCGGCGATGCCCTCGTCGGTCAGCGCCGCGACCGCGGCCTCCCCGGTAGCGGCGTCGCGCCCGACCAGCGCCACACGCGCGCCCTTGCGACCCAGCGCGCGCGCAAGGCCGAGGCCGAGGCCGCGCGTCCCGCCGGTCACCAGCACGACCTTGCCGGCAAGGCTCGTCTGTTCGGCTGCTTCGTTCATCCTCACGTCATCCGCCATGTCGTTTCAGGGCCTGGTCTTCCGGCCAATGCCTACCTCAAGGCGGTCATAGCGGAAGGTGATCATTAGTAGACGGGTCCGATACGAAAAAGCACAGCAAGGGCCGTTTGCGTTGTCCTAAACGTTGCAACAACGGACCGCATCGGCCCCGCGAGACGCACTGCCGGACGCACCGCTGCACAACGAAAGGCACCCTCCCACGGCGCCGTTCAAGGAGTTTCGAGAATGAGCCGTAGCGAAAGAAGCGAGGACGATATCACGGCGGCCGCCGCCGTGTCGCTGGAGGAGATTCCCCTGATCAACTTCGCGCCCTTCCTCACCGGCGATGCCCGGGCGCGCCGCGTGGTGGCAGGCGAGATCGCGCAGGCCTGCGAGCAGATCGGCTTCTTCTACCTGACCGGCCACGGCGTCCCTCAAACCGTCGTCGACGCGATCCTCGCCGCCGCCGCCGACTTCTTCTCGCGCCCTGCCGAGGAGCGCGCCGGCGCTTATGCCACCCCCGAATGGTATCGCGGCTATCTGCCCATGCCCGAGCGCCAGCCGCTCTCGCGCAACACCCGCATGTTCGAGCAATACCGCCTGCAGCATGAATGGCCCGCCGACCCCGGCGACATGGAGCACGCCCGCATCTTCGACCACGCCAACCGCTGGCCCGAAGGCATGGACGCCTTCCGTGCGGCGAACGAAGCGTACCTCACCGCGATGCTGGGCCTGGGCCGCGAACTGCTGCGCGCCTTCGCGCTGGGCCTCGGGTTGGAGGAGAACCGCTTCGATAGCTGTTTCGTCCAGCCGCCCTCGCAACTCAGCCTCAACTATTATCCGGTCCTGCCGGACAGCGCCGACACCGACGTCTCGAACATGATCTCGCACACCGACGAAGGCCCCTTCACGATCCTCGCCCAGGGGCGGATCGGCGGGCTAGAGGTCAAGCGCCAAGACGGGACCTGGATTCAGGCCCCGCCGATCCCAGGCGCCTTCACCATCAACGTGGGCGACATGATGATGTGGTGGTCGAACGGCCGCTTCATCTCGAACTATCACCGCGTGCGCAACCGCACCGACGTCGAGCGCTTCTCGGTCCCCTACTTCGCCAACCCGGACCGCACAGTGACGGTGGCGCCGCTGCCTGAACTCCTCGGCGACGGCCCCCGCTACGCGCCGGTCCGCGTGGCCGACCATCTCGCCCGTTTCTACAGCCAATTGTCCAAGAACCCCCATGATGCCTATAACTGATCCGATGATTTCCGCCCAGATCGGCGCCGACATCGGCGGCACCTTCACCGACGTCGTGCTTGAGATCGACGGCCGCCGCCACTCCACCAAGCTGCTGACCACCTACGACGCGCCCGAGTGCGCCCTGCTCGACGGCGTGAGCCTGCTGCTCGACGAAGCCGGCATTGCGCCGGCGCAGGTCTCGCTGGTGGTCCACGGCACCACGCTCGCCACCAATGCGCTGATCGAGCGACGCGGCGTCACCGTCGCGATGCTCACCACCGAGGGCTTTCGCGACGCGCTGGCGCTGGGCACCGAGAGCCGCTTCGACCAGTATGACATTTCCATGGAAAAGCCCCAACCGCTGGTGCCGCGCCGCTTGCGTCTGGGCGTGCCCGAACGCCTCGACGCACTGGGCAACATCCTCGTCCCGCTCGACGAACAGGCCGTGCGTGAAGCCGCGGCCGCGTTCCGCACACAAGGCGTGGAAAGCGTGGCGGTCGCTTTCCTGCACAGCTACGTCAACGACGCGCACGAGCAGCGTGCCGGCCAGATCCTGCGTGAGGAAATGCCCGGCGTCTCGATTTCGCTCTCTTGCGAGGTTTCGCCGGAAATGCGCGAATATGAGCGCTTTTCCACCACCACCGCCAACGCCTATGTGCAACCGCTGGTCGACGCTTACTTGCGCCGGCTGGAGCGCAGGCTGGTCGAGATGGGCTTCGCCTGCCCGCTCTACCTGATGCTCTCCTCGGGCGGGCTGACCACGGTCGATACCGCCGCCCGCTTCCCGGTGCGGCTGGTCGAGAGCGGCCCGGCGGGCGGCGCGATCTTCGCCGCCTCGGTGGCTGTCGAATGCGGCGCGGACCGGGTGCTGGCGCTCGATGTCGGCGGCACCACCGCCAAGATCTGCCTTATCAACGATGGCGCGCCACAGACCTCGCAGGTGTTCGAGGTCGGCCGCGTCCACCGCTTCCGCAAGGGCAGCGGCCTGCCTCTACGCATCCCGGTCGTCGAAATGGTCGAGATCGGCGCGGGCGGCGGCTCGATCGCCTCGGTCGACAGCGCCGGGCGCCTCGCCGTCGGCCCGCACAGCGCCGGGTCCGAACCGGGTCCGGCCGCCTATGGGCGCGGTGGCGAGCGGCCGACCGTGACCGATGCTGACATCATGCTCGGCCGCATCGACCCCGCGCGCTTCGCCGGCGGCAAGGTAACGCTGCGGCCCGAAAATGCCGCTACCGCGCTCGCGGGCCTCGGCCTGTGGGACGGCAAGGCCGAGACGCTGGCGGTGGGCGTCAGCGAGATCGTCGACGAGACCATGGCCAGCGCCGCGCGGGTCCATGCGGTCGAACAGGGCATGACGCTGGACGAACGAACCCTCATCGCCTTCGGTGGAGCCGCCCCGCTCCACGCGGCCAGCTTCGCCGAGAAGCTGGGTATCGGCACCGTCATCGTGCCCTCGGGCGCGGGCGTCGGCTCGGCGGTGGGCTTCCTGCGCGCGCCGGTCTCCTACGAAGTCGCACGGAGCCTGACGATGCGGCTCGACATGGTCGATATCGACCGGCTCAACGCCCTGCTCGACGAGATGGCCGACGAAGCGCGGGCGCTGGTCAGCGCCGGGGCGTCGGGCAAGGCGCAGGCGGAAAAGCGCGTCTGCCTGGCCCGCTACCAGGGCCAGGGCTATGAGATTCCCTTCGAGTTTCCCGCCCGCACGCTGGGCGCGCAGGACATAGCGGTGCTCAAGGCCGCGTTCGAGGCGGCCTATCGCGCGCAATATGGCGGCATGATACTCGACCTGCCGATCGAGATGTTGACCTGGCGCGTTACCGTCGCGGCTGGCGGCTTCTCCGCCCAGGGCGCCACGGCGCCGGCCTCCCCGCGCGACGCCGTGCCCGTTGGAACCCGCAAGGTGATCGACCCGCTCACCGGCGAACCGCTCGACTTCGCCCTCTATGCCCGCGAGGATATGCGACCGGGCGACCGTTTCACCGGCCCCGCACTCGTCGCCGAGCGCGAGACCACCACGGTCGTCTCCCCTCGCTTCGACGGACGCATGGACGAACGCGGCTATCTGGTGCTGACCCGCCGCGAACAGGGAGTTTCCCGATGACCTCGAATTCGACCGGCCACGCCCTCACCGAACTGCGCATGCAGGTGATCTGGACGCGCCTGATCTCGATCGTCGAAGAGCAGGCGCAGACGCTGATGCGCACCGCTTTCTCCACCACCGTGCGCGATGCCGGCGATCTTTCGGCGGCCCTGTTCGACCTCGAAGGCCGCCTCATCGCCGAAGCCGTCACCGGCACGCCCGGCCACGTCAACTCGATGGCCGAGGGCGTGCGCCATTTTCTCGCCAGATTCCCGATCGCGACGATGCAGCAGGGCGATCACTTTATCACCAACGACCCCTGGCTTACCGCCGGGCACCTGCACGACGTCACTGTCGTCTCGCCTGCCTTCCACGATGGGCGCGTCGTCGGACTGTTCGGGGTGTGTTGCCACCAGGTCGACATCGGCGGGCTTGGACAAGGCCCGGACGGGCGCTCGATCTACGAGGAAGGCCTGCAGATCCCGCTGATGAAGCTCGCCTCGGCGGGCGTCGTCAACCAGGATCTGATCGACATACTGTGCGTCAACGTGCGTATGCCGATGCAGGTCAAGGGCGACGTCCTCTCCTACATCACCAGCAACGAGGCGGCGGCCCGGCGCCTCGCCGCGATGCTCGGCGAATTCGCCATGGCCGACCTGTCGCATGTGGCCGACTACATCGTCGCACGCTCGCTCGCCGCAACAAAAGCGGAGATCGCTCGGCTGCCCGACGGCTCGTGGTCCAGCACGCTCGTCATCGACGGCTATGACCATCCGGTGACGCTGCGCGGAACTTTGACGATCGCGGGGGACAGCCTGACGATGGACTATGAAGGCACCGACCCGTGCCTGCCGCGCGGCATCAACGTGGTGCTCAACTATTGCCGCGCCTATACGGTGTTCGGCCTGCGCTGCGTGATCTCGCCCGACGTGCCCAACAATTTCGGCGCGCTGGAACCCTTCCGCGTCATCGCGCCGGAAGGTTCGATCCTCAACGTCCAGCGCCCCTGGCCGGTCGCCGCGCGCCACGTCATCGGCCAGATGCTGCCCGACCTCGTATTCGGCTGCCTGTCGCAGGCGATCCCGGACCGGGTGCCGGCCGAGGGCAGTTCGTGCCTGTGGTCGGTACAATTGCGCGGCAACCTGCCCGCGCAGGGCAATTCGCGACAGGGCCAGAGTTTCGATGCGATCTTCTTCAACTCGGGCGGCTCGGGCGCGCGGCCCGCGCAGGACGGTCTTTCGGGCACCGCCTTCCCCAGCGGCGTACGCGCCATGCCGGTGGAAGTGACCGAAAGCGCCGCCCCGATCGTCATCTGGCGCAAGGAACTGCGCGCCGACAGCGGCGGCCCCGGCGAGCGCCGCGGCGGTCTCGGCCAGACGGTGGAAGTCGGCATGCGCGACGGCAGCGGTTTCGAGGTACTCGCCATGTTCGAGCGCGTCGAGCGCCCGGCCAAGGGACGCGACGGCGGCCACGACGGAGCATCCGGCAAAGTGGGAACTTCAGGCGGCAAGGCCATGCGTGCCAAAGGTCTTCAGGCAATCCCGCGGGGCGAACGGCTGATACTCGAAATTCCAGGTGGTGCCGGGCTGGGCACGCCGACCACACGCGATCCGGCGAAGATCGCGCACGATATCGAAGAAGGCATGATCACGCCGCAGGCGGCCGCCAGGGACTACGGGTTCGCCGGATAGGTCCGGTATGCGAGGGCCGCGGCCCTCGCACCTGCTATTTTTCCAAACCGATGTCCTCGACATCTTCCTCTTCCTCGCCGCTCCAGTCTTCGCCGCCCGGAATCGTCGGCAGTGAGCGGCAGTCGTTGAGGTCGCGCGCCATCTGTTCCGCGAACTTGGCCGCGACCAGCGGCAGCGGTCGGCCCTTGAGCTGACCCAGCACCAGCGGTCCATAGGTGCGATCGATGTCGCTGATCCGCCGCACCGCATAACGCGGGTCGTGCCGCCAGGTATCCGCGCCGATGTCGATCTGGAAGGTGATGAGATTGCTGCTCGCCACCAGTTCGCCTAGGAAATCAAAACTATTGGCCTCCACCGCC
This genomic stretch from Sphingobium sp. BYY-5 harbors:
- a CDS encoding DUF3830 family protein; this encodes MTLIDITAGPFQFVAKLEETLAPVTAARFKAMLPYEERLIHVRWSGEGVWIPMGDAHYELPWENPTRYPAPGQFIFYPGGYSECEILLAYGGVAFASKLGPLAGIHFLTIVEGLEHLPELGRRVLWEGAQAVSFRLRA
- the metC gene encoding cystathionine beta-lyase is translated as MTDITGFRRETQALHAGRNPEANFGVVNPPVYHCSTVLFDSVEALLETRRDRASGAFEGFTYGREGTVTTRAFEDAITLLEGGYRAITTSCGLGAICASLTAFLSAGDHLLIVDSLYGPARDFCESFLRKFGVDITYYRPDVGAGIVDLFRENTRVVYLESPGSLTFEMTDVPAIARECRARGIWTIFDNTWGSSINFRPLEHGVDVSINAATKYISGHSDLMLGIAVTTRDAFIPVKKTASGSGYCGGPDDVYMAMRGLRTLPLRMKQHHASGLFIAQWLQDRPEVHRVMHPALPGDPGHTIWRRDYDGASGLFGFVLEACTEKQFAAFMDHMDLFKLGYSWGGFESLVVPTYPNTLRSATEWSAPGPAVRIHVGLEAIEDLVADLERGFARLAAAA
- a CDS encoding hydantoinase B/oxoprolinase family protein; this encodes MTSNSTGHALTELRMQVIWTRLISIVEEQAQTLMRTAFSTTVRDAGDLSAALFDLEGRLIAEAVTGTPGHVNSMAEGVRHFLARFPIATMQQGDHFITNDPWLTAGHLHDVTVVSPAFHDGRVVGLFGVCCHQVDIGGLGQGPDGRSIYEEGLQIPLMKLASAGVVNQDLIDILCVNVRMPMQVKGDVLSYITSNEAAARRLAAMLGEFAMADLSHVADYIVARSLAATKAEIARLPDGSWSSTLVIDGYDHPVTLRGTLTIAGDSLTMDYEGTDPCLPRGINVVLNYCRAYTVFGLRCVISPDVPNNFGALEPFRVIAPEGSILNVQRPWPVAARHVIGQMLPDLVFGCLSQAIPDRVPAEGSSCLWSVQLRGNLPAQGNSRQGQSFDAIFFNSGGSGARPAQDGLSGTAFPSGVRAMPVEVTESAAPIVIWRKELRADSGGPGERRGGLGQTVEVGMRDGSGFEVLAMFERVERPAKGRDGGHDGASGKVGTSGGKAMRAKGLQAIPRGERLILEIPGGAGLGTPTTRDPAKIAHDIEEGMITPQAAARDYGFAG
- a CDS encoding SDR family oxidoreductase produces the protein MNEAAEQTSLAGKVVLVTGGTRGLGLGLARALGRKGARVALVGRDAATGEAAVAALTDEGIAACAFAADVSVDAAMHDAAAAVQARLGAIDILVCAAGVGAPRRPVWEATAADYRGCFDINVLGVVNTMAAVMPAMVAREVGHIVAIGGTYGHKGVAGFSLYAASKWALRGLVKSAALDAAPHGVRVNMISPGGVEGERIHRLFRESAQRNGEPEDAPLKRFLAGTALGRLVTEGDIAGALFHLVGPGGRMITGQDIVVDSGTVI
- a CDS encoding hydantoinase/oxoprolinase family protein; its protein translation is MMPITDPMISAQIGADIGGTFTDVVLEIDGRRHSTKLLTTYDAPECALLDGVSLLLDEAGIAPAQVSLVVHGTTLATNALIERRGVTVAMLTTEGFRDALALGTESRFDQYDISMEKPQPLVPRRLRLGVPERLDALGNILVPLDEQAVREAAAAFRTQGVESVAVAFLHSYVNDAHEQRAGQILREEMPGVSISLSCEVSPEMREYERFSTTTANAYVQPLVDAYLRRLERRLVEMGFACPLYLMLSSGGLTTVDTAARFPVRLVESGPAGGAIFAASVAVECGADRVLALDVGGTTAKICLINDGAPQTSQVFEVGRVHRFRKGSGLPLRIPVVEMVEIGAGGGSIASVDSAGRLAVGPHSAGSEPGPAAYGRGGERPTVTDADIMLGRIDPARFAGGKVTLRPENAATALAGLGLWDGKAETLAVGVSEIVDETMASAARVHAVEQGMTLDERTLIAFGGAAPLHAASFAEKLGIGTVIVPSGAGVGSAVGFLRAPVSYEVARSLTMRLDMVDIDRLNALLDEMADEARALVSAGASGKAQAEKRVCLARYQGQGYEIPFEFPARTLGAQDIAVLKAAFEAAYRAQYGGMILDLPIEMLTWRVTVAAGGFSAQGATAPASPRDAVPVGTRKVIDPLTGEPLDFALYAREDMRPGDRFTGPALVAERETTTVVSPRFDGRMDERGYLVLTRREQGVSR
- a CDS encoding TIGR00730 family Rossman fold protein, with product MNQPQREIRRVAVFCGSNTGLGDKYEQAAAALGSALARRGIGIVYGGTHKGLMGILADAALAGGGHVHGVINQRLFDKGHLHPGLTRHEVVESMRVRKERMLSVADACIALPGGIGTLEEFMEAWTLNQLGELDKPVGLYNVGGFHEPFMGFIDRMIEEKFLPPEHRKGIVLEAEPDALIDALAAFEKPIVPKWL
- a CDS encoding aldehyde dehydrogenase family protein, coding for MGTDLREERLLIAGQWRPASAGATFETSNPATGEILARIARGTAEDVDRAVAAARRAFEEGPWPRFSPADRQKLLLRLADLLERDAEGFARLDTLEMGSPIRHTRGSVAMLVDLLRYFAGIARSIEGTTNAPSDPGTFVCTVKEPVGVCGAIIPWNGPLWASVLKLGPVLASGCTLVLKPAEDASLAPLRFAELALEAGVPDGVFNVVTGYGAEAGAALAAHPGVDKIAFTGSEATGRRIVAASAGNLKLLSLELGGKSPNIVFADADLEAAAKMAVIAAFANSGQVCSAGTRLFVERAVHREFAAEVARIAASLKVGDGLDPATDLGPLVSGRQLERVCGHMDDALAAGAQAISGGGRLTGGEYDKGFFFPPTVLVDARDDMRAVREEIFGPILATLPFDSEAEVIARANATEFGLGAGVWTGSVGRAHRMARALKAGSVWVNCYNRMDPAVPSGGIKASGHGREYGRQHVEEHFQTKSIWIDTTV
- a CDS encoding 2OG-Fe(II) oxygenase family protein translates to MSRSERSEDDITAAAAVSLEEIPLINFAPFLTGDARARRVVAGEIAQACEQIGFFYLTGHGVPQTVVDAILAAAADFFSRPAEERAGAYATPEWYRGYLPMPERQPLSRNTRMFEQYRLQHEWPADPGDMEHARIFDHANRWPEGMDAFRAANEAYLTAMLGLGRELLRAFALGLGLEENRFDSCFVQPPSQLSLNYYPVLPDSADTDVSNMISHTDEGPFTILAQGRIGGLEVKRQDGTWIQAPPIPGAFTINVGDMMMWWSNGRFISNYHRVRNRTDVERFSVPYFANPDRTVTVAPLPELLGDGPRYAPVRVADHLARFYSQLSKNPHDAYN